One region of Mucilaginibacter sp. 14171R-50 genomic DNA includes:
- a CDS encoding TolC family protein, which produces MKNLRCLLLSNILFFSPAALLAQTAPDSAVTVVTLKQSIDYALRNQPLVKQASIDEQINERDIKISLSNWLPQIGTTGQYQHYFQRPAQGAATTTTGTGTGTQQNLAIAHNVSTVGLQASQVIYNNDVLQASRASKYSRQYYKQNTESSKIDVVADVSRAFYDVLLSQRQLDIIKEDIVRLRRSLKDAYSRYQAGVVDKTDYKQATIALNNSLASQKQIQEAIKSKSAYLKQVMGLDPGKTLVLSYDSTRLAGEAVIDTNQVLNYTNRVEYRQLQTQKNLLNLNVSYYKWNFLPSLSAVGGYSLAYFNDNFSKLYNNSYPTSFAGLSLSIPIFTGGKRLQNLAKARLQVERNDLDLINSRNAINTEYTQALANYKSSYFNWQTLSENVALAKDVYKVVDLQYREGIKTYLDVIVSQADLRTAELNYYNALFELLSSKIDLQRALGTLQPE; this is translated from the coding sequence ATGAAAAATCTACGCTGTTTACTTTTATCTAATATACTATTTTTTTCTCCGGCTGCATTGCTGGCTCAAACCGCCCCCGACTCGGCAGTTACCGTTGTTACCTTAAAACAAAGCATTGATTACGCCCTGCGTAACCAGCCGCTGGTAAAACAAGCCAGTATAGACGAGCAAATAAACGAGCGCGATATAAAGATAAGCCTTTCAAACTGGTTACCCCAAATTGGTACCACCGGGCAGTATCAGCATTACTTTCAGCGACCGGCGCAGGGCGCTGCCACAACAACTACCGGCACCGGGACAGGTACACAGCAAAATTTGGCAATTGCGCACAATGTATCTACTGTGGGGCTGCAGGCCAGCCAGGTTATTTACAATAACGATGTGCTCCAGGCTTCACGTGCATCAAAATATTCAAGGCAGTACTATAAACAGAACACCGAGAGCAGTAAGATAGACGTAGTAGCCGATGTAAGCAGGGCCTTTTATGATGTTCTGCTATCGCAACGTCAGCTTGATATTATTAAAGAGGATATTGTGAGGCTGCGCCGAAGCTTAAAAGATGCTTATTCGCGCTACCAGGCTGGGGTAGTAGATAAAACCGATTACAAACAGGCAACTATAGCCCTTAATAATTCGCTTGCATCGCAAAAGCAGATACAGGAAGCGATAAAAAGCAAATCGGCTTATTTAAAACAGGTAATGGGCCTTGATCCTGGTAAAACGCTGGTACTGTCGTATGACTCTACACGATTGGCGGGCGAAGCGGTTATAGATACCAACCAGGTTTTAAATTATACCAACCGCGTTGAGTACAGGCAACTTCAAACTCAAAAAAACCTGCTTAACCTTAATGTATCCTATTACAAATGGAATTTCCTGCCATCATTATCAGCGGTTGGCGGGTACAGTCTGGCGTATTTTAACGATAATTTTTCTAAACTTTATAATAACTCGTACCCAACATCATTTGCAGGCTTGTCATTATCTATACCGATTTTTACAGGTGGTAAACGTTTGCAAAACTTAGCCAAGGCACGTTTGCAGGTGGAACGTAACGACCTTGACCTGATCAATAGTCGTAACGCCATAAACACAGAATATACGCAGGCGCTGGCAAATTATAAAAGCAGCTATTTTAACTGGCAAACCCTTAGCGAAAACGTTGCGCTTGCTAAGGATGTATATAAGGTAGTTGACCTGCAGTATCGCGAAGGTATAAAAACATACCTTGATGTTATTGTATCGCAGGCAGATCTGCGCACAGCCGAGCTTAATTATTACAACGCCCTTTTTGAGTTGCTATCAAGTAAAATAGATTTACAACGGGCATTAGGAACGCTGCAACCCGAATAA
- a CDS encoding inositol-3-phosphate synthase: MKINIKPAEGKLGILIPGLGAVATTLIAGVEAVKKGISQPIGSLTQMGSIRLGKRTEARHPKIKDFVPLANLNDVVFGGWDVYSDNVYQAAVNAKVLERDLLDSVKEGLEAIVPMKAAFDKNYAKNLDGTHVKTGTRYELAQQVMEDIQNFQKDNGLNRVVLVWCGSTEVYFEGSEIHQSLAAFEQALKDDDKRIAPSMIYAYAALKLGVPFANGAPNLTVDIPAMIELAKQTNTPIAGKDFKTGQTLMKTVLAPGLAARSLGVHGWFSTNILGNRDGLVLDDPDNFKTKEVSKLGVLEDILRPEDNPELYGDIFHKIRINYYPPHGDNKESWDNIDIFGWLGYKMQIKINFLCRDSILAAPIALDLALFCDMAKRANMSGIQEWLSFYLKSPQTAPGLHAENDIFKQLIKLENTLRYLMGEDLITHLGLDYYDDMFAGN, from the coding sequence ATGAAAATTAACATTAAACCTGCTGAAGGTAAGCTTGGTATATTAATTCCGGGCTTAGGCGCAGTAGCTACAACATTAATTGCCGGCGTTGAAGCCGTAAAAAAAGGCATATCGCAGCCTATTGGTTCGTTAACTCAAATGGGTAGCATCCGTTTAGGCAAACGTACCGAAGCGCGTCATCCAAAAATCAAAGACTTTGTACCATTGGCTAACCTTAACGATGTTGTTTTTGGTGGCTGGGATGTGTACTCTGATAACGTTTACCAGGCAGCTGTAAACGCAAAAGTACTTGAACGCGACCTGTTAGATTCGGTTAAAGAGGGTTTGGAAGCCATTGTGCCAATGAAGGCTGCATTTGACAAGAACTACGCAAAAAACCTTGACGGTACACACGTTAAAACCGGTACCCGTTACGAACTTGCTCAGCAGGTTATGGAAGATATACAAAACTTTCAGAAAGATAACGGCCTTAACCGCGTGGTATTGGTATGGTGCGGCTCTACCGAAGTATATTTCGAGGGATCGGAGATACACCAGTCGCTTGCTGCATTTGAGCAGGCTTTAAAAGACGATGATAAGCGTATTGCACCAAGCATGATCTACGCTTACGCGGCTTTAAAACTTGGCGTACCATTTGCTAACGGCGCCCCTAACTTAACGGTTGATATCCCGGCTATGATAGAGCTGGCTAAACAAACCAATACCCCAATTGCAGGTAAAGACTTTAAAACCGGCCAAACTTTAATGAAAACTGTACTCGCCCCTGGCCTTGCAGCACGTTCGTTAGGTGTACATGGTTGGTTCTCGACCAATATTTTGGGTAACCGCGATGGTTTGGTACTTGACGACCCGGATAACTTTAAAACAAAAGAGGTATCTAAACTTGGCGTATTAGAAGATATTTTGCGCCCCGAAGATAACCCGGAGCTGTATGGCGATATCTTCCACAAGATACGTATCAACTACTACCCTCCGCATGGCGATAACAAAGAGAGTTGGGATAACATCGACATTTTTGGCTGGTTAGGCTATAAAATGCAGATCAAGATCAACTTCTTGTGCCGCGATTCTATCCTGGCAGCGCCTATCGCGTTAGACCTTGCTTTATTTTGCGATATGGCAAAACGTGCTAACATGAGCGGTATACAGGAGTGGTTATCATTCTACCTTAAATCGCCGCAAACCGCGCCGGGTTTACACGCCGAGAATGATATCTTTAAACAGCTTATTAAATTGGAGAACACCCTGCGTTACCTAATGGGCGAAGACCTGATAACACATCTGGGCCTCGACTATTACGACGATATGTTTGCGGGTAATTAA
- a CDS encoding GtrA family protein, whose translation MATFVKAQASSFIASLFDFLTTIVCKEFFYLWYVTASLIGTIAGGVTNFALGRVWVFKKRKEKTIPVQAVKYVLVWGGNVALNTGGVFLVTHYAGLDYKISKVVVSFSVGITYNYFLQKKFVFA comes from the coding sequence ATGGCAACATTTGTTAAGGCGCAGGCGTCTTCTTTTATAGCATCCCTATTTGACTTTTTGACCACAATAGTCTGTAAGGAATTTTTTTACCTTTGGTACGTTACAGCAAGCTTGATCGGAACCATCGCGGGGGGCGTAACAAATTTTGCATTAGGCAGGGTTTGGGTATTTAAAAAACGCAAAGAAAAAACCATCCCCGTACAAGCCGTAAAATATGTACTTGTTTGGGGCGGCAATGTTGCCCTTAATACAGGTGGTGTATTTTTGGTAACACACTACGCAGGGTTAGATTACAAAATATCCAAGGTGGTAGTTTCGTTTTCTGTAGGGATAACTTATAATTATTTCTTACAAAAAAAGTTTGTTTTTGCATAA
- a CDS encoding pyridoxal phosphate-dependent aminotransferase family protein, with amino-acid sequence MVKKLHEKIAQFQDANMIRAQGLYPFFRPIESGQDTEVIINGKRVLMFGSNSYLGLTNHPKIKEATKKAIDTYGSGCAGSRFLNGTLDIHIELENRLAKYVGKEAAVLFSTGFQVNLGVLSCITGRNDYLILDEYDHASIIDGTRLSFSKVIKYAHNDMADLERKLSMLPEEAVKVIVVDGIFSMEGDIVKLPAIVELADKYGVNIMVDDAHSLGVIGENGSGTASHFGLTDQVDLIMSTFSKSLASLGGFIASDYDTIDYIKHRARSLMFSASMTPGSVASVIAALDIIEAEPERIQKLWDNTNYAVKLLTDEGFDIGASESPILPIYIRDNAKTFQVTNYLQNAGVFVNPVVSPAVPSDSSLLRFSLMATHTFEQIDEAVEKLIQAFKHVGVTNSTIKENI; translated from the coding sequence ATGGTTAAAAAATTACACGAGAAGATTGCTCAGTTCCAGGATGCAAATATGATCAGGGCACAGGGCCTGTATCCTTTTTTCAGGCCTATAGAGTCAGGCCAGGATACTGAGGTTATCATAAACGGCAAGCGTGTGTTAATGTTTGGTTCAAACTCTTACTTAGGGCTTACCAATCATCCCAAAATAAAAGAAGCTACAAAAAAAGCAATTGATACGTACGGATCTGGCTGCGCCGGTTCAAGGTTTTTGAACGGCACGCTTGATATCCATATCGAACTTGAGAACCGCCTTGCCAAATACGTTGGTAAAGAGGCGGCGGTATTATTCAGTACCGGTTTCCAGGTTAACCTGGGCGTTCTGTCGTGTATTACCGGCCGTAACGATTACCTGATACTTGACGAGTACGACCACGCTTCTATTATTGACGGTACACGTTTATCGTTTTCAAAAGTTATTAAATACGCCCATAACGATATGGCCGACCTTGAGCGCAAGCTAAGCATGCTGCCCGAGGAAGCGGTAAAGGTTATTGTTGTTGACGGTATATTCAGCATGGAAGGCGACATTGTTAAGCTGCCTGCAATTGTTGAGCTTGCCGATAAATACGGCGTTAATATTATGGTTGACGATGCTCACAGTTTGGGTGTAATTGGCGAAAATGGATCGGGTACTGCATCACACTTTGGCTTAACCGATCAGGTTGACCTTATTATGAGCACCTTCAGTAAATCGCTGGCATCGCTGGGCGGGTTTATTGCAAGCGATTACGATACCATTGACTATATTAAGCACCGCGCCCGTTCGTTAATGTTCAGCGCCAGCATGACCCCCGGATCTGTAGCCAGCGTTATTGCTGCACTTGATATTATCGAGGCAGAACCCGAACGTATACAGAAGCTTTGGGACAATACAAACTACGCCGTAAAATTATTAACCGATGAAGGTTTTGATATCGGCGCATCAGAAAGCCCTATCCTACCTATATATATACGTGATAACGCCAAAACTTTCCAGGTAACTAATTATCTGCAAAACGCGGGCGTATTTGTTAACCCGGTTGTATCGCCGGCCGTTCCTTCTGATTCATCTTTATTAAGGTTCTCGCTAATGGCAACCCATACTTTTGAACAGATAGACGAAGCCGTTGAAAAACTGATACAGGCGTTTAAACATGTAGGCGTAACCAATAGTACTATTAAAGAAAATATATAA
- a CDS encoding efflux RND transporter periplasmic adaptor subunit, with the protein MKNTYACCIAALALLTASSCGNKAPKQDAALPPTPVNVIEAKKADALYYDKYQGTVVALNAVELRSQVGGFITGIFFKEGDVVKKGAPLYEIDRRKYVAAYEQAKANLLSAKANLSKAQKDIDRYNMLLKNDAVARQTVDQATANFQTSQSQVAVAQAGVASAATDLSYATIRAPFTGRIGISQVKLGAQVSPGTTLLNTISTGNPIGVDVVVNEQDINRFYKLQKASSDTTFKLILPDGTEYSKNGKVFAIDRGVSDQTGTIKVRVQFPNADDELKDGMSCVLQVLNDNSGNRVQIPYKAVTEQMGEFFVFISQDTIAEQRKVVLGPRIQSNVVVMDGIKPGEKVITEGFQRLRDGGKITLGPPPAAAGAAPAK; encoded by the coding sequence ATGAAAAACACATACGCCTGCTGTATTGCCGCTTTGGCTTTATTAACAGCCTCGTCATGCGGCAACAAAGCGCCAAAACAAGACGCAGCTTTGCCGCCAACCCCGGTAAATGTTATAGAAGCAAAAAAAGCCGACGCCTTATATTACGACAAGTACCAGGGCACTGTAGTGGCCTTAAATGCCGTTGAACTGCGCAGCCAGGTAGGCGGCTTTATAACCGGTATATTTTTTAAAGAAGGGGATGTGGTAAAAAAGGGAGCCCCGCTTTATGAAATTGACCGCCGTAAATATGTGGCAGCTTACGAGCAGGCAAAAGCAAATTTACTTAGCGCAAAGGCTAACTTAAGCAAGGCACAGAAGGATATAGACCGTTATAATATGCTGTTGAAGAATGACGCGGTAGCCCGTCAGACGGTGGACCAGGCCACCGCTAACTTTCAAACCAGCCAAAGCCAGGTAGCTGTTGCGCAGGCGGGTGTAGCTTCGGCTGCAACCGACTTATCGTACGCAACAATACGTGCGCCGTTTACCGGCCGTATTGGTATATCGCAGGTAAAGCTGGGTGCGCAGGTGTCGCCCGGCACCACTTTGTTAAATACCATCTCAACAGGCAACCCAATTGGCGTTGATGTGGTAGTAAACGAGCAGGATATCAACCGCTTTTACAAACTGCAAAAGGCGAGCAGCGATACTACGTTTAAGCTGATACTGCCCGATGGCACCGAATACAGCAAGAACGGAAAGGTATTTGCTATTGACCGCGGCGTAAGCGACCAAACCGGTACCATAAAAGTTAGGGTGCAGTTCCCTAATGCCGATGACGAGTTAAAGGACGGCATGAGCTGTGTTTTACAGGTGCTTAATGATAATTCGGGCAACCGTGTGCAGATACCTTACAAGGCGGTTACAGAGCAGATGGGCGAATTTTTCGTATTCATTTCGCAGGACACTATTGCCGAGCAGCGTAAGGTAGTTTTAGGCCCGCGTATTCAAAGTAACGTGGTTGTGATGGATGGCATAAAGCCCGGTGAAAAAGTGATAACGGAAGGCTTTCAGCGCCTGCGCGATGGCGGTAAAATAACCCTTGGCCCGCCGCCTGCGGCCGCGGGTGCAGCTCCTGCTAAATAA